The following proteins are co-located in the Solea senegalensis isolate Sse05_10M linkage group LG12, IFAPA_SoseM_1, whole genome shotgun sequence genome:
- the slc25a43 gene encoding solute carrier family 25 member 43, with protein sequence MGSVKKDNRLTGSQGFMCIGFAGFFSRTVTSPLEVVKIKSQVGTFHSKRGFCQSFLLVYNNEGLRGFWKGNLASCLRLFPYNALHLTTYRKIVHLHMDELGFISQWRAIFAGGLAGVVAALATYPLEVVETRLIAQNCRQPTYMGVVHTLSKIYRSEGLLALYRGFSLTVLGAFPFSIGCYAVYMNLDKIWQEPPFRFSPLQNFISGCLAAGVSQTLSYPFETVKRKMQAQSARLPHCGGVDVHFNGMIDCFIQVVKNKGVLSLWNGLTANIIKIVPCFGLLYTCFEMCKQVCLYRNGYIVSPLSSQLAPGVDQSLGPHELQEVKRYLKNRNFGSGESSIGNRW encoded by the exons ATGGGCTCGGTGAAAAAGGACAACAGACTGACGGGCTCTCAGGGCTTCATGTGCATCGGTTTCGCCGGTTTTTTCAGCAGGACGGTCACGTCGCCACTGGAGGTGGTGAAAATCAAAAGCCAAGTGGGAACTTTCCACAGTAAACGAGGCTTTTGTCAAAGTTTCCTCCTCGTCTACAACAATGAAGGACTTCGAGGCTTTTGGAAAGGAAACCTCGCCTCCTGTCTGCGGCTGTTTCCTTACAACGCACTTCACCTCACAACGTACAGAAA GATAGTCCACCTGCACATGGATGAACTGGGCTTCATCTCTCAGTGGAGAGCCATATTCGCCGGTGGACTGGCTGGCGTCGTCGCAGCTCTGGCCACGTACCCGCTGGAGGTGGTGGAGACCAGGCTCATCGCTCAGAACTGCAGGCAGCCCACGTACATGGGTGTGGTTCACACTCTGTCAAAGATCTACAGGAGTGAGGGGCTTCTCGCGCTCTACAGGGGCTTTTCCCTCACTGTCCTAG GTGCATTCCCCTTTTCCATCGGTTGCTATGCGGTCTACATGAACCTGGACAAAATCTGGCAGGAGCCTCCTTTTCGCTTCTCTCCCCTGCAGAACTTCATCAGCGGCTGTTTGGCTGCAGGAGTGTCTCAGACACTCTCCTACCCTTTTGAAAcagtaaaaaggaaaatgcag GCTCAGAGTGCCCGCCTCCCACATTGCGGTGGCGTTGACGTCCATTTCAACGGGATGATCGATTGTTTCATTCAAGTTGTCAAGAACAAGGGTGTACTGTCGTTGTGGAACGGTCTGACAGCCAACATCATAAAG ATTGTCCCCTGTTTCGGCCTCCTTTACACCTGCTTTGAGATGTGTAAGCAGGTTTGCCTCTACCGTAACGGGTACATCGTCTCGCCTCTGAGCTCCCAGCTCGCACCGGGGGTGGACCAGAGCCTCGGGCCGCACGAGCTGCAGGAGGTGAAGCGCTACTTGAAAAACCGGAACTTTGGCTCAGGGGAGTCGTCCATTGGAAACCGCTGGTGA
- the slc25a5 gene encoding ADP/ATP translocase 2, giving the protein MSEQAISFAKDFLAGGIAAAISKTAVAPIERVKLLLQVQHASKQITADKHYKGIMDCVVRIPKEQGFLSFWRGNLANVIRYFPTQALNFAFKDKYKKIFLDGVDKRKQFWRYFAGNLASGGAAGATSLCFVYPLDFARTRLAADVGKAGAEREFSGLGNCLKKIFKSDGLKGLYQGFNVSVQGIIIYRAAYFGVYDTAKGMLPDPKNTHIFVSWMIAQSVTAVAGLVSYPFDTVRRRMMMQSGRKGADIMYTGTIDCWKKIARDEGSKAFFKGAWSNVLRGMGGAFVLVIYDELKKVI; this is encoded by the exons ATGAGTGAGCAGGCTATTTCCTTCGCGAAGGACTTTCTGGCTGGCGGCATCGCCGCAGCCATCTCCAAAACAGCTGTAGCTCCCATCGAGAGAGTCAAGCTTCTGCTGCAG GTGCAACATGCCAGCAAACAGATCACCGCCGACAAGCACTACAAGGGCATCATGGACTGTGTGGTCCGTATCCCCAAAGAGCAGGGCTTCCTCTCGTTTTGGAGAGGGAACCTGGCCAACGTCATCCGATACTTCCCCACTCAGGCCCTCAACTTTGCTTTCAAGGACAAGTACAAGAAGATCTTCCTGGATGGCGTGGACAAGCGCAAACAGTTCTGGAGATACTTCGCCGGTAACCTGGCGTCCGGTGGCGCTGCCGGAGCCACCTCTCTCTGTTTCGTCTACCCGCTCGACTTCGCCAGAACGCGCTTGGCGGCTGACGTAGGCAAAGCCGGAGCCGAGCGCGAGTTCTCGGGCTTGGGTAACTGCTTGAAGAAGATCTTCAAGTCTGACGGCCTCAAGGGTCTGTACCAGGGCTTCAACGTTTCAGTACAAGGCATCATCATCTACAGAGCTGCTTACTTTGGCGTCTACGACACCGCAAAGG GCATGCTCCCAGACCCCAAGAACACGCACATTTTTGTCAGCTGGATGATCGCTCAGTCTGTGACCGCCGTCGCTGGTCTTGTGTCCTACCCCTTCGACACCGTCCGTCGTCGTATGATGATGCAGTCTGGCCGCAAAGGAG CTGACATCATGTACACCGGCACCATTGACTGCTGGAAGAAGATTGCACGTGACGAGGGCAGCAAGGCCTTCTTCAAAGGAGCGTGGTCTAACGTGCTCAGAGGCATGGGCGGTGCCTTCGTGCTCGTCATATACGACGAGCTTAAGAAAGTCATCTAA